In the genome of Physeter macrocephalus isolate SW-GA unplaced genomic scaffold, ASM283717v5 random_143, whole genome shotgun sequence, one region contains:
- the LOC102982037 gene encoding LOW QUALITY PROTEIN: 3-galactosyl-N-acetylglucosaminide 4-alpha-L-fucosyltransferase FUT3 (The sequence of the model RefSeq protein was modified relative to this genomic sequence to represent the inferred CDS: inserted 3 bases in 2 codons; substituted 1 base at 1 genomic stop codon) produces the protein MDPPGWAKIKCSWHHCLPRLLXQLLLAPCFFSYLRVSRDKPTWVPELGAPSQATAGPSTRPPLRLLLWTWPFSTPVALSRCSEMWPGTANCHLTVNRSESPRADAVLVHHRKVSSRPKAQLTPSLRPPSQRWVWCSMGSPSNCPKLKALDGYFILTVSYHQDSDTSMPYGXLEPWPGQPVDTLVNISARTKLVAWVVANWRADSVRVQYYQKLQPHLQMDVYGRSHMPLPQEVMTERLSQYRFYLAFENSSRPDYVTEKLWKSSLQAWAAPVVLGPSRRNCEHFLTPEAFIHIEDFQSPKDLVQYLLDXKDHTCYPSCFRWRETLRPSWGLMFRKAYWRLQLDPNYQAVPSITSWFT, from the exons ATGGATCCACCTGGCTGGGCCAAGATAAAATGTTCCTGGCACCACTGTCTCCCCAGGCTGT TGCAGCTGCTTTTGGCTCCGTGCTTCTTCTCCTACCTGCGTGTGTCCCGAGACAAGCCCACGTGGGTTCCCGAATTGGGGGCCCCCTCCCAGGCCACTGCGGGGCCCTCTACCCGCCCGCCTCTGCGTCTCCTGCTGTGGACGTGGCCATTCAGCACCCCGGTGGCTCTGTCCCGCTGCTCGGAGATGTGGCCCGGCACAGCCAACTGCCACCTGACCGTCAACCGCAGCGAGTCCCCTCGGGCGGATGCGGTCCTTGTGCATCACCGAAAGGTCAGCTCCAGGCCCAAGGCACAGCTCACGCCTTCCCTGCGGCCCCCCAGCCAGCGCTGGGTCTGGTGCAGCATGGGATCGCCCAGCAACTGCCCCAAACTGAAGGCCCTGGACGGATATTTCATCCTTACTGTGTCCTACCACCAGGACTCAGATACCTCCATGCCGTACGGCTAGCTCGAGCCATGGCCTGGCCAGCCTGTGGACACACTGGTGAACATCTCGGCCAGGACCAAGCTGGTGGCCTGGGTGGTGGCCAACTGGAGGGCGGACTCGGTCAGGGTGCAGTACTATCAGAAGCTGCAGCCTCACCTCCAAATGGATGTGTATGGACGCTCCCACATGCCACTGCCCCAGGAGGTCATGACTGAGAGGCTGTCCCAGTACAGGTTTTACCTGGCTTTCGAGAACTCCTCGCGCCCTGACTATGTCACAGAGAAGCTGTGGAAGAGCTCCCTGCAGGCCTGGGCCGCGCCAGTGGTGCTGGGCCCCAGCAGGAGGAACTGTGAACACTTCCTGACACCCGAAGCCTTCATCCACATCGAAGACTTTCAGAGCCCCAAGGACTTGGTCCAGTATCTGCTGGA CAAGGACCACACCTGCTACCCGAGCTGCTTCCGCTGGCGGGAGACGCTACGGCCCAGCTGGGGCTTGATGTTCCGTAAGGCCTACTGGCGGCTGCAGCTGGATCCCAACTACCAGGCGGTGCCCAGTATCACGTCTTGGTTCACGTGA
- the NRTN gene encoding neurturin: MQRWKAAALASVLCSSVLSIWMCWEGLLLSHRLGPALAPLRRPPRTLDAQIARLAQYRALLQGAPDAVELRELTPWAGRSPGPRRRAGPRRRRARARSGTRPCGLRELEVRVSELGLGYASDETVLFRYCAGACEAAARVYDLGLRRLRQRRRVRRERVRAQPCCRPTAYEDEVSFLDTHSRYHTVHELSARECACV; the protein is encoded by the exons ATGCAGCGCTGGAAGGCGGCGGCCTTGGCCTCGGTGCTCTGCAGCTCCGTGCTCTCCATCTGGATGTGTTGGGAAGGCCTGCTCCTCAGCCACCGCCTCGGACCCGCGCTTGCCCCGCTGCGCCGGCCGCCTCGCACTCTGGACGCCCAAATCGCCCGCCTGGCCCAGT ACCGTGCACTGCTGCAGGGCGCCCCGGACGCGGTGGAGCTTCGCGAACTGACGCCCTGGGCCGGGAGGTCCCCGGGTCCGCGCCGTCGGGCGGGGCCCCGGCGGCGGCGCGCGCGTGCGCGGTCGGGGACCCGGCCGTGCGGGCTGCGCGAGCTCGAGGTGCGCGTGAGCGAGCTGGGCCTGGGCTACGCGTCGGACGAGACGGTGCTGTTCCGCTACTGCGCAGGCGCATGCGAGGCGGCCGCGCGCGTCTACGACCTGGGGCTGCGGCGCCTGCGCCAGCGGCGGCGAGTGCGGCGAGAGCGAGTGCGAGCGCAGCCTTGCTGCCGCCCGACGGCCTACGAGGACGAGGTGTCCTTCCTGGACACGCACAGTCGCTACCACACGGTCCACGAGCTGTCGGCGCGCGAGTGCGCCTGCGTGTGA